Proteins encoded in a region of the Oikeobacillus pervagus genome:
- a CDS encoding acyl-CoA carboxylase subunit beta — MTDIYSCISDLYDRRREIELGGGDKRIDKQHQKGKLTARERIDLLVDPGTFVELNPFIEHRCTDFGLDEMKGPGDGVVTGYGKVNGRPIYLFSQDFTVFGGALGEMHAKKIANVMDLAAKNGAPFVGLNDSGGARIQEGVVSLDGYGHIFYRNSIYSGVIPQISVIMGPCAGGAVYSPAITDFVFMVDKTSQMFITGPKVIETVTGEKISSEDLGGSKVHNSVSGNAHFRGSSEEEVLEHVRLLLSYLPQNNEELPPIIAEEGEDDRPDIADVVPFDAVRPYDVRKVVQQVVDEGSFLEIQKEFAKNVVIGLARIKGEVVGLVCNQPKFMAGGLDIDSSDKASRFIRFCDSFNIPIITFEDVTGFFPGIKQEHGGIIRHGAKILYAYSEATVPKITVILRKAYGGAYVALNSKSIGADLVYSWPNAEIAVMGPQGAANIIFAKEIAKSENPEETRAQKIEEYREKFANPYVAAARGMVDDVIEPRDTRIKLIQALEMMRKKKEERPKKKHGNIPL; from the coding sequence ATGACAGACATTTATAGTTGCATCAGTGATTTATACGATCGTCGCCGTGAGATAGAATTAGGGGGCGGTGACAAGAGAATTGATAAACAACATCAAAAAGGAAAGTTAACAGCAAGGGAGCGTATCGACCTTCTTGTAGATCCTGGTACATTTGTTGAATTAAATCCTTTTATTGAGCATCGTTGTACTGATTTTGGATTGGATGAAATGAAAGGCCCTGGTGATGGGGTTGTTACAGGTTACGGAAAGGTAAATGGACGTCCTATTTATCTATTCTCACAAGATTTTACCGTTTTTGGTGGAGCATTAGGGGAAATGCATGCAAAGAAAATTGCGAATGTCATGGATTTAGCTGCTAAGAATGGCGCTCCATTTGTCGGTTTAAATGACTCTGGTGGTGCTAGAATTCAAGAAGGGGTTGTTTCTTTAGACGGCTATGGACATATTTTCTACCGAAACTCTATTTATTCTGGAGTCATTCCGCAAATTTCAGTGATTATGGGACCTTGTGCAGGTGGTGCAGTTTATTCACCGGCTATTACTGATTTTGTTTTCATGGTTGACAAAACAAGCCAAATGTTTATTACAGGTCCAAAAGTTATTGAGACGGTTACAGGTGAAAAAATTTCTTCAGAAGATTTAGGTGGATCAAAAGTACATAACTCAGTAAGTGGTAATGCCCACTTCCGTGGAAGTAGTGAGGAAGAGGTGCTTGAACATGTTCGCTTATTATTAAGTTATTTACCACAAAATAATGAAGAACTGCCGCCGATAATTGCAGAAGAAGGAGAAGATGATCGCCCAGATATCGCCGACGTTGTTCCTTTCGATGCTGTTAGACCATATGATGTTCGTAAGGTGGTTCAACAAGTGGTAGATGAAGGTTCGTTTTTAGAAATTCAAAAAGAGTTTGCTAAAAACGTTGTCATCGGCTTGGCACGTATTAAGGGTGAAGTTGTAGGTCTTGTATGTAATCAGCCGAAATTTATGGCTGGGGGCTTAGACATTGATTCATCTGATAAAGCCTCTCGCTTTATACGTTTCTGTGACTCCTTTAATATTCCGATTATTACGTTTGAAGATGTTACTGGATTCTTCCCTGGTATAAAACAAGAACATGGTGGAATTATTCGTCACGGTGCTAAAATTTTATACGCTTATTCAGAAGCGACTGTTCCTAAGATTACTGTTATTTTAAGAAAGGCCTATGGCGGAGCTTATGTTGCTTTAAATAGTAAATCAATTGGAGCAGATCTAGTATACTCATGGCCAAATGCGGAAATTGCCGTAATGGGACCTCAAGGAGCTGCGAATATTATTTTTGCAAAAGAGATCGCAAAAAGTGAAAATCCTGAGGAAACAAGAGCCCAAAAAATTGAAGAATATCGTGAAAAATTTGCCAACCCATATGTTGCAGCTGCTCGTGGTATGGTGGACGATGTAATTGAACCAAGAGATACTCGTATTAAACTAATTCAAGCATTAGAAATGATGAGAAAGAAAAAAGAAGAACGTCCTAAGAAAAAACACGGTAATATTCCGTTGTAA